The following coding sequences lie in one Vespa velutina chromosome 24, iVesVel2.1, whole genome shotgun sequence genomic window:
- the LOC124957006 gene encoding 40S ribosomal protein S29 — protein MGFQNIWYSHPRKYGQGSRSCRACANKHGLIRKYGLNICRQCFREYAADIGFKKLD, from the exons ATGGGTTTCCAAAATATTTGGTATTCGCATCCGCGAAAATACGGTCAGGGATCTAGATCTTG CCGTGCTTGTGCAAATAAACATGGACTTATCCGTAAATATGGCCTGAATATATGCCGACAATGTTTCAGAGAATATGCGGCTGATATTGGTTTTAAGAAG ttggattaa
- the LOC124957004 gene encoding transmembrane protein 256-like, giving the protein MGFTELLNYIVFTNPVSSGTFLFLRGTARMAGDYMGLQPKQEVKMPPSTPLWKLASSAGPYVKLAGLSGAAAVVLGAYGAHKLNAQNLPEQARIFETANRYHFIHTLALLGLPLSRKPSLVAVFFICGIIMFSGSCYYVAFTNDKRFSRITPIGGTCLILGWLSLLI; this is encoded by the exons ATGGGATTTACAGaactattaaattatatcgtatttacCAATCCAGTTAGTTCTGGGACATTCTTATTTCTCAGAGGTACAGCAAGAATG gCAGGTGATTACATGGGTTTACAACCGAAACAAGAAGTAAAAATGCCACCTTCTACACCTTTATGGAAATTAGCTTCGTCTGCAGGACCTTACGTGAAACTTGCTGGACTTAGTGGAGCGGCAGCTGTAGTATTGGGTGCTTATGGTGCACATA AACTTAATGCACAAAATCTCCCAGAGCAAGCAAGAATATTTGAAACAGCGAAcagatatcattttattcatacACTAGCTTTACTTGGCTTACCTCTTAGTAGAAAACCATCCTTG gttgcagtttttttcatttgtggAATAATAATGTTCAGTGGATCTTGTTATTATGTTGCTTTTACAAACGATAAACGTTTTTCAAGGATAACACCAATCGGTGGTACATGCCTCATATTGGGATGGTTATCtctacttatataa